CTAGCCTCTTCTCTTCCCAcagatttctctctctatctatctctcttctcttttttcttcctatttCTTCTCCCCTCTATAACACCATTCTTTAagaaggggtttttttttttttttttctactcacaGATCGGTCAACAGTtctataacaatttttattatttatcaaactatttgtaCTGGATTAGTTTGCCGGTAAAACTATCTGGCCTATATGGCATTTTGAACTATTTATAATGAAACTTATGGGtataatgattattttgaattatgagaaatatggtttatatatatattatgtaatttATTGTTCCTATACATGAACAAGATGACTATTTGAGATCGTGAAAATTTGACagctaattttgattgtatccgtactcaaaattttagtttgaaaaccaattcgttcttggtttttttttattatttatttatattgattacattAGGTGGGTTTACAAAATACACAtattatacatgttttaaattatacaagaaatgttataaaaattttggatACCAAACACCATAAATCGTTCTCAAGTCCATTTTTAAGGCTATTACCAAACACCGGAAAATGAGaaagttttctagaaaatgctctcttgaaaatgaaaaattttctaaaaaacgtTAACGCAAAACAGATAGAGCGTTGATGAAAGTTTCAAGTTtcctatcaaatatatatatatatatatatatatatttatatttatatgtgtgtgtgtgtgtgcgcgcgtgtGTGTGTACAAAGCTAGCTATGCCACTTGACATAATGTGTATCAATTGATTCAATTCAACATTGAATAGTCTTTGAacttttgcttttatatattacTAGTAAGTTATtcgtgcgatgcacggataaTGCTGGAATGTTTTATGTAAgattggtttgaaaaatgttgtataTGTGTTATAGTATAATTGTTATAGAACTTTATTAGTAACAAATTCATCATAAAAagcaacaattataaattgtacacatatattcattataattattcaattgaaggaatgagaaaaaaaaaattggaggaatattatagaattaaatttgatatagaatgtgtctttttctttctccttaattctaaaaaaaaaaaaaaaaaaaaaatacctatcCCAAACACCCACAGTTGATCACATCATTTACAAAGCTCACAAATCTACAAAGTTCGACCTTAATATGAAAATCATAATTGTCGTTGATACCCAATATAAAATGCAAAGTCTCCTTCCTTGGTTGTAGCCAACTCATACGATTAAGGATTAGACGAAACAACAATGTTAGAACTAGGTAGGTGTCGTCGAAAGATTGAAGGTAAATGACATcgttttttgtttgtgtgtatCTGACATGGGATGGTATAAACAGCTATGGGTAAGTATATATAAAGGGGTAGAAGTACAAGAGATAAAAATGGtgaattaaaatgcaaagagttttgtgtgtatgtgtgcgGGATGAAAAGTCATGAAACATTGAactaaatgaaacaaaaagtcaatattTGAAAGCTCAAATTTGTGCTAAAACAAACGAGCTTGTTAAGaccccaattttaaaattacgactagattgcttttaccctaacttatctaagtgtggaacaagagtaaaAGATGCACAATCACCGAAACTACTCTTGTGCACAAATATGAACAATAAGCAATAAATATAAagtacaagagtaagggaagagagatgcaaacacaagataacacaaagacgtgttattgaagaggaaactgaagaactcggtgaaaaacctctccacgaccctccaagtcgaaaaCGATCctctagtgaataagttggagtacatgaataacaaaaggcccttcaagcctagtctacccaatgtacttgagccctccaagtttTTGCTACCAATAGATTTctcggagtcttgtcttcactaacTTTCCAAATCCcgcaatacgcccgattgcattCACCAAGCCTCACCAGCTTCTCTTGGCAAATCtccaaagcttcccaagctccaaaacactctctacactctaaaTAGGTGTGAGTTGCGTTTGGGTACAAATCCCCTCTCAAGATATAACAATAAGAGAAGGAAGGGGAAGAaactacaatgatttctctctaaaggatgagtagctctctctctaaaaggtgggtgtgttgtgttgtagaaacctatctagggttttctctctctgaGTATagtgttcttttcttttgtgggtaatgaaaGTATATATAGTTTTTGTGAAGAGTAAAAAAGTCACAATTAAAATCCTTTAGGCAAAGAGTTTCGCGAGTTTCTTACGAGATTCCTGTCTCGCGAAATACTCCCAAAATGCAGCCTGACACTTGACTCATCAACTtctagcatgtgcttctcacgtggccTTTTCGCGGGAACCTTTACCCGCAAACTTCTTGCGAGCTAGTCGCGAAACTGCGCTGATCTTCATTTCATGctcgattcttcaccaacttaatactataCCTAATACAATagaatcccacaaaatacaaggaaataatttaatgcaattacaacactttttgtcgtggaataaagccaatttaaaacatagttgtaaattacaactttacaatatttaatttgtcTTATCTTTGATGTGGCACttgagaatatttcaattctctttgcaCAAAAATGCGCCACTTGACAAAATCTCATGCTTTCTCACATGAggtctttgcttttatataatATTGATGATTGGAGATGATAGTGCTACCAAATACGTGGCCATACTTTTATTCATAAGAGCAGTGcagctaaatttaaaaagaatagGCGATAGTTAATATTATAAGTAATGTGGCTCAAGATCTAACACTAAAATTCAAGATGCTTTTAATTCACAATTTTCACCTTTTACACTTCTATccctttatatataattatccATAACCCTTCATACCATCCTTTGTCAAATACACATACCAAAAACGATGTCATTTACCTTCAACCTTTCGAGCCCTAACATTGTTGTTTTATCTAATCCTACTTCGTATGAGTTGGCTACAACCAAAGATGGGGGgcttgcattttatattgagttACAACGACAATTACGATTTTGATGTTAAGGTCGGACATTGTTGATTTATGagttttgttacttttgtaaATGATATGATTAACTGTGAGTGTTTAGgatgtgtattttgttttagaattaaggagaaagagaaagacaaatCTTATATcagcttttattttataatattctgccaaagttggtttttttttttttttttttttttttttcatcacttcaattgaataattataatggatatgtgcgtacaatttataattgttgctttttatgatgaactcattacAAATAAAGTTATATAACAATTATGCTATAATACCTACACAACATTCTCCAAAACCCTCTTACATAAAACATTGCAACATTATCCGTGCATCACACGGGTAACTTACTAGTATTATAAGAAAGGTGGCTCAAGTTCTTAGTTCTAACACTAAAATTCATGATGCATGATGAATTTCAATATGTTTTCCTCTTCTTTGGGTTTGTGGGAATCTATGTTAACGGAAAATTATGTACAAATTAGGAGGTTTTTTGAAGAATGCTTGGGTTTGTGTGGTTGCAGTCCTAGAATTattaagttatttaaaaaatgcaTAGGGTTCCTATTAAACTCGTCCTGTTATTATGTTGATATATAATGTGGCGAACCATCTCAGTAAAGTTGGATGCTGAAGGCCAGAAATTCTAGAAGCATTATAACTCACTTTCGTAGAGATATAATGCTTTGGTCTCTTCTtcaatttgtgaagaaaatCTATGGATGATTTCTCATACATATTGGGTATGTCCTTAATTCAAAGGGCATTTAGATACTTTAAATTCTAAAGATCAAGTGTTAGCTTCATAATTGCCACAATTATTGAAACGTAAGTTgtctttacaaaattttattaagaaaaagctaaaatatGTGTGGAgtgtgaaatatattttttaatattttaaaaaaatgacaaaacttagatacaatactTTAGAtactgttccttaggttcccctcttaaaattcagtcatgtgtctatttaactaaaaaatacacctctatcccatgagaaaaaatcaaCATGGTAAAATCTTAAAATGGAAACCTAAGAAACAGCacttaagtactgtacctaagtttttcTCTTAAAAGAATGGTGGGAAGCTCCAAAAATGTTGTTAAGCAATCAGACTCACGAGTCTTTGATTGCATGCCAAGTTTAACGGAAGAATTGTAATGTTGaaccaaaattataaaaaaaattgagccattgaaattattttactttcttcttttttatatatatagtcaaaattaattgtaatttaGAATTTGCCTAACAATAGTTGGACACGAAATGCCTGTGGCTACATAAAACCAGTAGACTTTTTGCTCATCTGTATTGAATGATCTGCTTTAATTGGATTGCATTGTTTAACAAGTCTATTTTCGATTGCAATAGAGAAGTATTTTGAATTGTAAACATAGATATAATGAAACCTTGTGCATAATCTAATACGAATGCATGGATAAAAACTCAATAAAGGAGTTCCCTTGTTAATTCAATTGACAAATTCGACCAACTCAACGAAAGCAAGATCAAAAGAGAGTACAAAgtagaagaaaacaaaattcataaattaaaatttaataagtaCAAAATTTATTTGGGAGGGCTTGCTCGAACGATGAAGTCCAAtatgattttcatttgtttgctCCAACTTTATCCTTAACTGTATCACAAGCCCCTTGTGCCTTATCCTTCATCTGCTGGCCAGCCTGCAATATATAGAACTCCATATGTAAGCAATTAATTACTTGAGATCGAAgtattttgttatgtttgtatgtaattttctaacttagtaAAAACTTTGTTGAACCTCTTGGCATGATTCCTTGGCAGATTGAGCAGCATTGCTCGCCTTGTCCGCCATGTTGCCCGCCTTTTCCTAAACCAAATCAGAACAACACATTATAATCAACATTTAAAATGTCAACGTGCATAGTGTTCATGCATGAAACATCCATCCATGCCTACGTAAATCCTTCTAGATGCAGTTTGCCTAAGAAGAACCGTATCATAGGCATATCTTGGACATATTGGCACTTAAGGCATATCTTGGAGTATCCCAGAGATATCCGGTACCGGATACAAATATATGAGCTAAATTGGAGTATCTGTGCTTACTAGATGTATGCTACTATGCTAATAGATGTAAATAGGATGGATAGAAACTCACCTGAGCTTGGCCCTTGGCCTCGCCAGCTTGGTAACTTGCATTCTGGGATTTGTCCATCTTCAGTTTCTGCTTGGAACACAAATACTCACAATGTAATTCAGGCTCTGAAATTCAACTTGGGTGATTCTACAAACAAATGTGAGGCAAACTTTATAGGATTTTCAAACCAATCCACTAATTGACACGTTTATGTTTTCTCAAATATGCTCACAACATGTGTCATCAAATGACTGAAGTTTGGCATTTTAATTTGGCCTTAGGACCAGGTGCTTCTTTTGATGATACGCATACTAATCATTCAATTCAAAGTGCGTTACTATTTTAGAGGGATATATATGAACTTGGCCTTGACACTACTTGCAATGAATTTGCTACTCTAGAGTCTAGACTGTCCTAGTGATATAGTTCACTTGAGAAATACATATAAACTTCGCATTTTTTGAGTCATATGAtgtgatgaaaataaataataataaaagagccCCTAAAAAATTCAGAAGCACACACGCTATGCATATTCTTGCTCTATCAAGTAGTAAGCAAAAATACACATTATCAATCACATATTTGTGCAAATATTTCATGTCCAAATTTTATGTACAGATCTTAGTTCGCTCCATAGGTACGTAAAGGACCCCCTCATCAACTGGCATCACATGAAAGATTAATAGTAATCTTAAATGTTACCTCCACTTTCTGTGTCAGATTGTCCTTATAAATTGGGCCAGAATAGAGTCTTCCAAACTACATTGACCCAGTCTTAGGCCAGATGGGCTCAGGCCCAATCCATGGGCTTGATTGATTTGCACCCTTTAATAACTACGTTGTATTAATTTAATGCAGGTAAAATCGAAATTGATTAAAAGTCTTATAATGAGATGTGAATTATTTCATATAGCCACAAACTTTTCTACTTCAATTttacaaaacttctaatgtagtaaattcttattggtttgcatTTGGGCTCACCACTTACATAACTTTGTTACTTACTAGTAGCCACTCGCCACAAttgcaatttgtaaaaaacaaaattgtaacTCTTGCATTCTCCTCCttttaaaagttataaaaaaaatttatagatctgaaatttaaaacaaaatatttcataccaaaaaaattagcccaacaacaataattaccaatagtaaaactaaaaacaattaagctcaattaaataattttaccaaaaacaaacaacccagcccttacaaaattttaaacaaaataatttttccctTACCAGAAAGGAGATGCAcatataaaaaaacacaaacaaataaaaaaaaaaaaacctttagcaGTTAAGTACCAATGCTAGAGGCCAGAGCCATCGCACACAATtctgtttatttattaaatcaCTAAAATCCTTAGACCCTTCAATCCCCTTTAAAGACacggttctctctctctctctctctctctctctctctctctctctctctctctctctctctctctctctctctctctctctctctctctctctctctctctctctctctctctctctctcttcttagtTTATCGTTTCACCATAACATCTTTGCATCTAGTCTCACCTCTTGCTATTCTATTTCTAATTCTTTTGTTATTCTATTTGTTTTCCAAGTACATATAGGTAAGTCCAAATTAGTTTAATTTGCGTGTTGTGTGCAAGTTGGTAAATAAATCTACCAAATCCGTAGTCTTAATGGAGAGTTGCAAACTGACCTACTACTATATACATACAAAACCACAATAAATTTCTTTTCATCCATTTATCTTGTTTCTACAAACTCTTCGTTCTCAAGTTTGAAGGTATTTGTTCCTAGAAGATATTGGAAAGTCCAATTTTAACATAAATAGTTGTTAAAAGGTCAATTGTATATACTTAAACTATGAAACTTCTATGATTATCTATGTTGCGGTGTTGGTTAAAGATTTTATCGATCCCCTCTTTGTGAAGCGTTTCATTATGTAATGcaaattcataaattttattcctaaattataaataagtaaatttgttttgtagtaaaaatagtgttatttatttatttttagtgggATGGGGTTGAAGataaagaattttaatttataatagtCATATAGGTACACATTGTATCtaagttatcatttttttatgggCTTGTTATGAGTATCACCTTGAAGTACATTATTGGATTCATCATCATTAAATATTAACTTAAGTAAGaagctttgtttctttctaaATCCTTATGTAAAATTCATTGTCCATGATTTATGAGTGAGAAAGATTCAAATTGCTTATTCATGATTTCTATAGTGTAAGTGAAGTGCTTGAAGTTATACAAAACTTATACATAATCAATGAAAGCGGATGgttatgtattaatatttttaatgcttGATAATAATTATTAGCATTACTTACTGCTATGGTTTGAGTTaccctttatttctttttttatggagaagtttatatcttttttttaaaataatatattggtCCACATAATACAAAGAACAAAGGGAAAACTATGTTAGTTGATTTTAATGATGATGCTGGCAAGGATGGTAATAATATAATAGATAATGAATGTGATATGATACAAAAAGGCAGTAGCTAGTGATGCTactcaaaatttggaaaaacacTAGAGCACTATTCTCGACAAAGGTATAGATCAATTGACGAATGCCCAAATAACTGGTTTGAAATTCAGTTCCCTAGATGATGGTGGAGAATTTTATAACACGTATGAAAATTTTACACCAAATTCATCTCCTCCGAAAAACGTTGCTAGAGGAAAGACTAATCCAGCTTGGGGTCATTGCAAGCCTTTAGAGTTAGACACAAATGGAAGAGGGCAATTGATGTGTTTGTACTGTAATAAAGTTTTTAAAGGTGGCGGTATTAAccgatttaaaaagaaaaaaaaattatatatatatatatatatatatatatatatatatatatatatatatcttggagattctagccttttgcccttaatttttaaaaatttagcaatatgcccctatttcgaaactatatagggatatgcccctgtttcgatactcgattaacttaaaatcgagttttaatgaaatactcgattcataaaaaatcaagttacgccgaataaaactaaaaaaaaaaaaaagaaaaaaaaaaaaaaaaaaaaaggcatggaaatcgattttagggaagtcgagttccaaaacgtcactatagggcttcaaaacgccactatagggctccctgaatatggggcgatcacacttataaaatttttttttcgcatggaactcgatttcctgaaactcgagttccatgcaatttttttttttttttttttgatcgggcataactcgattttctacaaatcgagtatttaattgaactcgattttaggataATCGAGTATCAAAACAGAGGCACGctcctatatagtttgcaaacagggacatattgccaattttttaaaaaattaagggtaaaaggCCAGAATCTCCAATATATCTTCGCATatgtgttataaaaaaataaaaacctaatcAAAAGAAGATGGTGGCAGTGGCATAAAGTTATATGGTATTATGGTGATATGTACATGCTATTTGGATGTCAAACTTCAAAGCATTAAAGAAGTTATGCACAACAGCCTGTAGCAATAGCTTTGCTGGTTTTGAGAATTGTGAAAACTAAAAAGTGATGTGATGGTATGGCAGGGCGCATGCATTGCTGTAAAATAGCATATGATTGACTTTTCGGTTTGAGTAAAATAGCATATGATTGATATTGCTGTATAGTTTTCACCCAACATCACCAATCACacctagggatggcaatttttgcccGACCCGTGGATACCCGGTccggcccgaccctaatgggccggGTTTTACCCGATCCGATTAGaaatagggtcgggtatgggttttaaaaaaataacccgaaacgggttcgggtcgggtccgggttttattaaaaaaacccatacccgacccgagaCCCGACCCGTATAAAACCCGTTTAAAAACCTAGtacctaaaattacaaaaataccctaatatatatataaacctataaTCTAACCCTAACTAATCCCTCATTTCTTCTTCACTCTTCAGCTGCCGCAGCCCCTCTCCCTCCTTTCTGCCTCACGCCTCACGCGCAGCCCAGTCCAACACTCCGCACTCCTCCCTCTGCCTCACGCCTCCCTCTCCCTCACGCCTCACACCTCCCTCTGCCTCACGCCTCCCTCCTCCCTCTCCCTCACGCCTAACGCGCAACGCAGTCCAACAGTTCCTCACTCCGATCAGCTCAGTCCGACCCCCCTCACTCACACACTTCCTCAGTCAGTCAGTCACTGAGTCCGTGAGCCTTCCCTCCCTCGCTCAGCTCAGCAGTCAGTCAggtattcttaatttcttatttcaTTTCACTGAGTCCGTGAAGTTCGTTtttatcttttgattcttttccttaactgctTTGTCTTAAATATCTTTGTTGTTGAAAgggtttttttctattttgtatatctGCTGGGTTTTCTTTACTTTTGATAATAATACTATCTATGTTTGTGAGAAAAAGCCCTCTGATCTTTGTTTGGTAACTGGGAAAATCTAGGAAAGTGCTATTATTATGTTTTAGTCAATAACTGAATTATTGTTGAATTTATTGTAAATATTGGTTTGCATAATCTATATGCTTGTATCTCTCCTAGTTTACTCATTTATGAATTTTAGAAATAGAAAGACCCAGTATGgttttaaattctttgttgaTATTGTAAGCTATAAATGTGTTTTTTTGAAATGTTTATGGTGATTGAATCTAGTTTTATTGAGTGAATAATATACCATTGTTAGTTTGTTACAGCAGGACGCCTACacaatttactttattttggttaaattgTTTACTATATGCAAAAGCAAGTTTGTAACGCTAGTGAAAatatttaaacataattttgtACTTACTAATCCCATTAGAGCTTTtcacaaaaatattggaattgCAGTGTATTTAACATAATTAGGATATGTGAAGTTTTAATGTCTTATGTGTGGTGTTTCATTGAATTTGttgtgatgataataataatgtttatttgggtttttggtgggTGAGGGTTTGGTTTATGGGTTAAGGTGTTTGTGATGTTATACTGTTATTGGGTTTGTTAACTATTGAGCTGTTGTATTTTGTGAGAGATTTTCAAATTAACtctgttaattttgttttttgtgtttgttgggaATGCAGAGCCTAAAACGGAGATGGAAGacacaaacacagacacaaACAAATCTGGGAGTTGTGCCACAATTGATGGGAGTTGTATCACAATTGATGAAGATTAAacattttgtattaatttagtagtttttttttttaatttcttagacttGTTGGATTAATATGTTGGTTTGTAATTATTCTAAacttgtgggatttattttgtagctttttaatttcttggactCGTTGAACTTTTGATACTTATTTCTTggacttgtttgatttattttatttttatgtttagctagtgattttagttatgatctatgtaatttattgatttaaaatctTGGTTATGATTTATTGAATTATGATTATGATATTAGTTatggtttattgatttatagatttataattaacaggtgatttattgatttatgattagTAGTTTATGATTTGGCATTTGGGTCACGTTATTTAGGCTTGAATTTGAATATGTAGGTTTGAATGTAGGCAAAAATGTATTTgggctaaatttttttatttggaatatgCAGGCTTGAACGGCAAAAATAAATCTGGGCTTgaacttaaagaaaaaataaatctgggcttaaatttttatttttttttttggttgggccaCGAACTGGGCCCAAGCCCTAAACGGGGCCCGCGGGATCCACGGGGCCCGGCTGGGGCGGGTCCGGGCCTCGGGAAAAAACCCGGTTCCCTAAACGGGCCGGGTCCGGGCCACGGGTCTTGCCCCGCAGGTCGGGTCCGGGTATggaaaaacccggcccgaacccgacccgttgccattcctaatcacaccaataaaaagagaaatatacaGGTTCTTAATCTGAGAATACTCTAATATTgtcaattagaaaataaaagtgGAAACTGAAACAACTATTATTTGTTAATACACAAAAATTCCATTTCAAAATAAGTTTTACAAGTGAAAATAAACCTCATCATCAAAAGTACAATGTACATTGGCTATTAGTCtccaattcaaatatcaataCATACAAGATTACAAACCTTGGAAAAGAAGATAATTTCCAGCCTTTATTCAAATAATATCTTCAAGCCCTTTAATTATAGTCATGGGcgttctctctttatatatagagagagcCTAGGTTCCTGAAATCTTATGTATTTTACCATCTCCATTCAcaaatgatattattattatgaggTCA
This DNA window, taken from Quercus robur chromosome 2, dhQueRobu3.1, whole genome shotgun sequence, encodes the following:
- the LOC126706786 gene encoding stress-induced protein KIN2-like; its protein translation is MDKSQNASYQAGEAKGQAQEKAGNMADKASNAAQSAKESCQEAGQQMKDKAQGACDTVKDKVGANK